A region from the Drosophila bipectinata strain 14024-0381.07 chromosome 3R, DbipHiC1v2, whole genome shotgun sequence genome encodes:
- the modSP gene encoding modular serine protease: MKLKVFVSNLFLLSVFSTRLSRTLAECGVLEVECDNGSCIPLYQRCNGVKNCPDGSDETANLCISQAHYCTKPYFQCTYGACVIGTAPCNGIQECADNSDETRMRCDSADDLRQYYRLLQGNCQENEIKCPSGICIDKSVLCDGKDDCGDGTGFDESVDLCGHMECPGYSFKCGTGSCISSKLICNGENDCFDGSDEAPRLCNTTTQPSRPATVTTVVGPSTKPGCTLPAGDERPITKDKQNRILTDPVPRGFVTFSCQTGYVLEGDETGYCSVKSWSNEVPRCVKYCSNKNNELFGYSTTPRCTLGGQLVDCGKQFHKPGTEVTFTCKIGFNRPHFPNTMRCEKGGRWSGGRTPCIQDCGEIATPIKPFVFNGVTVNNTVVPWHVGLYVWHNEKDYHFQCGGSLLTPDLVITAAHCVYDEGTRNAYSTDTFKIVAAKFYRNYNQISTDVRRDVKVIEIARDYNGRAANYFKDLALLSLETPFEFSDLIRPICVNFENFAEKESINNHVPGRFAGWSIEDDHKLQFVTATSEANSKCKEALQDIQADKFCIFTHGKSLACQGDSGGGFTAKVKTDYFARNAYRHHIRGVISNAPNADQCAHSLTVMTNIQHFEDMILLAMDKSRTRA; this comes from the exons ATGAAACTGAAAGTGTTTGTATCAAATCTATTCCTCCTAAGCGTCTTCTCCACGAGGCTATCAAGAA CACTGGCCGAATGCGGAGTCCTTGAGGTTGAGTGCGACAATGGGAGCTGTATCCCCCTGTATCAGCGCTGCAATGGCGTGAAAAACTGTCCGGATGGATCCGACGAAACCGCAAATTTGTGCATTTCCCAGGCGCATTACTGCACCAAGCCGTACTTCCAGTGCACCTACGGAGCCTGTGTCATTGGAACGGCGCCCTGCAATGGGATCCAGGAGTGTGCCGACAACTCGGATGAGACCCGGATGCGCTGCGATAGCGCGGACGACCTGCGTCAATACTATCGCTTGCTCCAAGGTAATTGCCA GGAAAACGAGATCAAGTGTCCTTCCGGAATTTGCATTGACAAAAGTGTTCTGTGCGATGGGAAGGATGACTGCGGCGATGGCACTGGCTTTGACGAATCCGTGGATCTGTGTGGCCACATGGAGTGTCCCGGGTATTCGTTCAAGTGCGGCACTGGGAGCTGCATATCAAGTAAACTTATCTGCAACGGTGAAAACGATTGCTTTGACGGATCCGACGAAGCTCCAAGGTTGTGCAACACCACCACCCAACCATCCAGGCCTGCCACGGTGACAACGGTTGTAGGTCCATCTACGAAACCAGGCTGCACCTTGCCGGCGGGTGATGAACGACCAATTACCAAGGACAAACAAAATCGGATTCTCACGGATCCCGTACCCCGCGGATTCGTGACTTTCTCCTGTCAAACGGGCTATGTCCTCGAAGGAGATGAAACCGGGTATTGTTCCGTAAAATCTTGGAGTAACGAGGTCCCAAGATGTGTGA AATATTGCAGCAACAAGAATAACGAACTATTCGGATACTCCACGACGCCCAGATGTACCCTTGGCGGGCAGTTGGTGGATTGTGGCAAACAGTTTCACAAACCCGGCACGGAGGTCACCTTCACTTGCAAAATCGGGTTCAATAGGCCCCACTTCCCGAACACCATGCGATGCGAGAAGGGCGGGCGGTGGAGCGGCGGACGGACACCCTGCATCCAGGATTGCGGCGAAATAGCCACGCCCATTAAACCGTTCGTCTTCAACGGCGTCACGGTCAACAATACGGTGGTGCCGTGGCATGTGGGCTTGTATGTGTGGCACAACGAAAAGGATTACCACTTCCAGTGCGGTGGGTCGTTGCTCACTCCGGATCTGGTCATAACGGCGGCCCACTGTGTCTATGATGAGGGTACGCGTAACGCCTACAGTACGGACACTTTCAAAATAGTGGCTGCCAAGTTCTATCGCAACTACAATCAAATAAGCACCGACGTGCGCAGAGATGTGAAAGTCATCGAAATTGCTAG GGACTACAATGGCCGGGCGGCGAACTATTTCAAGGACTTGGCTCTCCTCAGCCTAGAAACGCCATTCGAGTTCTCCGACCTCATCCGTCCCATTTGcgtaaattttgaaaactttgcGGAAAAGGAGAGTATCAACAACCATGTTCCCGGGCGATTTGCCGGCTGGAGCATCGAGGACGATCACAAGTTGCAATTCGTGACGGCGACGTCCGAGGCCAACTCGAAGTGCAAAGAGGCCCTGCAGGACATCCAGGCGGACAAGTTCTGCATCTTCACACACGGAAAGTCCCTGGCCTGCCAGGGTGACAGTGGCGGCGGATTCACGGCGAAGGTGAAGACTGACTACTTTGCAAGGAACGCCTATCGGCATCACATCCGCGGAGTGATCAGCAATGCACCCAATGCGGATCAGTGTGCCCACAGCCTCACCGTGATGACCAATATCCAGCACTTCGAGGACATGATCCTGCTGGCGATGGATAAAAGCAGGACCAGAGCCTGA
- the Ccdc114 gene encoding outer dynein arm-docking complex subunit 1 codes for MADQNELDQLANAELLRLQRQHRGLQLDLRGLLEEKAKRLKKQNHMINVLQVEHQKLKEEIKTLEGGTHARKNTNKERQLGALQNQQTDLQRVLQNERTNLWELEGHIRKMEKEIDALRRNEVPDNCYKDTICKVQKSVVKLENRLDVVNKKCSDVLTENSKMRDAINHMLQDRANFNDMWQSMVGQFNEGKKFIMDLIDQSTLAFDQREELCNKLSVLKDRNENDKVMHIQEMREMQRRLEHDSKLQKFFDIKGQKRLNPELEQRELDKKQSQKETYERQLTEYKDIIEKIKILYGEEDAERLVAQFKRQEDENFALFNYVNELSHEVEVLNDSTQELTDEIERQKSEQTEKELKLKTEALDYLNAERDRIEQLAEETRERKRTLSIRLEQLLKGIEDIFRQLACDDAPILNVLSTKTFLTVHNVKLFIGVIERRVNLIISAINIEDNSNKILARKDRVPKFNIRESAKTKN; via the exons ATGGCAGATCAAAACGAACTTGACCAGTTGGCCAATGCGGAGCTGTTGAGGCTCCAGCGTCAGCATCGGGGACTCCAGCTGGACCTTCGTGGTCTCCTTGAGGAGAAGGCCAAGCGGTTGAAGAAGCAAAACCACATGATTAACGTTCTGCAAGTCGAGCACCAAAAACTAAAGGAGGAAATAAAGACTCTCGAGGGCGGCACTCACGCCCGCAAGAACACTAAT AAGGAGAGGCAACTTGGCGCACTTCAGAACCAGCAGACCGACCTTCAAAGGGTGCTCCAAAATGAGAGGACCAATCTTTGGGAGCTGGAAGGCCACATCAGGAAAATGGAGAAGGAGATTGATGCACTGCGTCGCAACGAAGTGCCGGACAACTGCTACAAGGACACTATCTGTAAGGTGCAGAAAAGTGTTGTGAAGCTGGAGAACCGGCTCGATGTGGTCAATAAAAAGTGCAGCGATGTTCTAACTGAAAACAGCAAGATGCGGGACGCTATTAATCATATGCTGCAGGATCG GGCAAACTTCAACGATATGTGGCAGTCGATGGTAGGGCAGTTCAACGAGGGAAAAAAGTTCATAATGGACCTGATCGACCAGTCGACGTTGGCCTTTGACCAACGGGAGGAACTCTGCAACAAGCTGTCTGTGCTGAAGGATCGCAACGAGAACGACAAGGTGATGCACATCCAGGAGATGCGCGAGATGCAACGCCGCTTGGAACACGACTCCAAGCTCCAAAAGTTCTTCGATATAAAGGGCCAGAAGCGGCTTAACCCGGAGTTGGAGCAGCGTGAGCTGGACAAAAAGCAGAGTCAAAAGGAGACCTATGAGCGACAGCTCACCGAATACAAGGACATTATTGAAAAGATTAAAATACTTTACGGCGAGGAGGATGCCGAGCGCCTGGTGGCACAGTTTAAACGCCAAGAGGACGAGAACTTTGCGCTTTTCAACTATGTAAACGAGCTGAGTCACGAAGTGGAGGTCCTTAACGATTCCACGCAGGAGTTGACCGACGAAATTG AACGCCAGAAGTCGGAACAGACTGAAAAGGAACTTAAGCTTAAAACTGAGGCTCTGGACTATTTGAACGCCGAACGAGATCGGATCGAGCAGTTGGCTGAGGAAACTCGCGAAAGGAAGCGCACCTTAAGCATCCGATTGGAGCAACTGCTGAAGGGCATTGAGGATATATTCAG ACAACTGGCATGCGATGATGCGCCCATCCTGAATGTGTTGAGCACCAAAACATTCCTAACCGTCCACAACGTGAAGCTCTTTATTGGAGTTATTGAAAGACGCGTTAATCTGATCATTAGTGCCATTAACATTGAGGATAACTCCAACAAAATATTGGCCAGAAAGGATCGGGTTCCAAAGTTTAACATACGCGAGTCTGCTAAAACGAAAAACTAA
- the LOC108129821 gene encoding probable protein disulfide-isomerase ER-60: MSHRYFCGYNPPPPNFKTFFLPKYEDRLKRLPNFGKMREEWEIQKRPLLIMLHLFADNFGALEKWMDLAYRLAGPDSIGPEMDFYVDDLWACYIFNEDDFSFHRGDEGTSVDSSPLIYGVTSLGEVHFFGGFDGPTIPSLETLGDFCRRVIKGDLEEPTTCGSTITEIDLADWNEMIYSVDEDIAVCFYNSQQNGTTVNDSLMQNLERLDSHLKQESVRLYKLDLRGGSAPKKFSVETVPALFFLPRLQKTNPIKCKYELGQWSMLRFVAENASKELNYYNRRGHRRLHAELLAHMKEFFHTNIDKA, encoded by the coding sequence atgTCGCACCGGTATTTTTGTGGATACAATCCCCCGCCACCGAATTTTAAAACGTTCTTTTTGCCGAAATACGAGGACCGTCTTAAGCGACTTCCCAACTTTGGAAAAATGCGCGAAGAATGGGAAATCCAGAAACGGCCTCTGCTTATAATGCTCCATTTATTTGCGGATAACTTTGGAGCTTTGGAAAAATGGATGGATCTTGCATATCGACTGGCGGGTCCCGACAGTATAGGGCCAGAGATGGACTTCTACGTGGACGACTTGTGGGCCTGCTACATATTCAACGAGGATGATTTTAGCTTTCATCGCGGCGATGAAGGCACATCCGTGGACTCATCTCCTCTGATATACGGAGTAACGTCTTTGGGTGAAGTGCATTTCTTTGGAGGTTTCGATGGACCCACGATACCCAGCTTGGAAACGCTAGGTGACTTCTGCCGGCGGGTGATTAAAGGAGATCTCGAGGAGCCCACAACATGTGGTTCCACTATTACGGAAATTGACTTGGCCGACTGGAACGAGATGATCTACTCAGTGGATGAGGACATAGCTGTGTGCTTCTATAACTCTCAGCAGAACGGAACAACAGTGAATGATAGTCTGATGCAGAATCTGGAACGCCTCGATAGCCATTTAAAGCAGGAGTCAGTGCGTCTGTACAAATTGGACCTGCGAGGAGGAAGTGCGCCCAAAAAGTTCAGCGTTGAAACCGTTCCTGCTCTATTTTTCCTACCGAGACTCCAGAAGACTAATCCCATAAAGTGCAAGTATGAGCTGGGGCAATGGTCTATGCTGAGATTCGTGGCCGAAAATGCCAGCAAAGAgcttaattattataatcGAAGGGGGCATCGGCGACTCCATGCAGAGTTGCTGGCCCATATGAAGGAGTTCTTTCACACCAATATTGATAAAGCGTAG
- the Mettl4 gene encoding uncharacterized protein Mettl4, translating to MFKLRRETDQYALYLDHRKLINEAYKEFQVRPELFQFETKKSHKELGSKKRKRKANDEDSLSQPDPQIVEYLDLLPEPPPIGEAKPLAKCWECAYTLPQLHGANKSGRMQRFQYQEDVYLIPDRACFYNHNVDQLLTLLPQLLPAYDLIVMDPPWRNKYIRRLKKAKKELGYAMMDTDQLALMPLSKLIHPRSLVAIWCTNSGQHQTALEQQLLPRWNLRLVHKLRWYKLNTDHQLITSPQADLTQKQPYEMLYVACHVNAAMDYGGNLQKTQLLMNIPSIVHSHKPPLLDWLREHIVLDEGQKEPNCLELFARYLQPQFTSIGMEVLKLMDERLYIV from the coding sequence atgTTTAAACTAAGAAGGGAAACAGACCAATACGCTTTATATCTGGACCACAGAAAACTTATAAACGAGGCCTATAAAGAGTTCCAAGTCAGGCCAGAACTTTTCCAGTTTGAAACAAAGAAATCGCATAAGGAGCTTGGCTCAAAAAAGCGTAAAAGAAAAGCAAACGACGAGGACTCCCTATCTCAGCCTGATCCTCAAATCGTAGAGTACTTGGACCTCTTACCCGAGCCGCCTCCTATAGGGGAGGCCAAGCCTTTGGCCAAATGCTGGGAATGTGCCTACACCCTGCCGCAGCTTCATGGAGCCAACAAGAGCGGCCGGATGCAGCGGTTCCAGTACCAGGAGGACGTGTATCTAATCCCAGATAGAGCCTGCTTCTACAACCACAATGTGGACCAGCTGCTTACCCTTCTACCCCAACTTCTGCCTGCCTACGACCTGATTGTGATGGATCCCCCATGGAGGAACAAGTATATTCGGCGGTTGAAGAAAGCCAAAAAAGAGCTGGGCTATGCCATGATGGACACCGACCAGCTGGCACTTATGCCGCTATCCAAACTCATCCATCCGCGATCACTGGTTGCCATATGGTGCACCAATTCTGGTCAACATCAGACGGCTCTAGAGCAGCAGCTGCTCCCAAGGTGGAATCTTCGGCTTGTGCACAAGTTGCGATGGTACAAGCTAAACACTGACCACCAACTGATTACTTCGCCTCAGGCGGATCTTACCCAGAAGCAACCCTACGAAATGTTATACGTGGCCTGTCATGTTAATGCTGCAATGGATTATGGAGGGAATCTACAAAAAACCCAGCTCCTCATGAACATACCCAGCATAGTTCACTCTCATAAGCCACCTTTGTTGGACTGGTTGCGGGAGCACATAGTTCTGGATGAGGGTCAAAAGGAGCCCAATTGCCTGGAACTATTTGCCCGCTATCTGCAGCCTCAGTTCACTTCAATCGGAATGGAGGTACTCAAACTAATGGACGAACGACTGTACATTGTCTGA
- the CCT3 gene encoding T-complex protein 1 subunit gamma: MFGGQQPILVLSQNTKRESGRKVQLENIQAGKAIADVIRTCLGPQAMLKMLMDPMGGIVMTNDGNAILREITVQHPAAKSMIEIARTQDEEVGDGTTSVIVLAGEMLAAAEPFLQQQIHPTVIIRAYREALEDIVGHLQSDLSVLLDVKDKAKMAEVVKACVGTKFIGKWSDLAVKIALDAVETVTLNENGRLEVDIKRYAKVEKIPGGAIEESTVLKGVMINKDVTHPKMRRYIENPRIVLLDCSLEYKKGESQTNVEIIGEQDFTRMLQIEEEFVQRICADIIAVKPDLVFTEKGVSDLAQHYLLKAGITAIRRLRKTDNLRIARACGATIVNRTEELTEKDVGTGAGLFEIKKIGDDYFTFVTQCKDPKACTILLRGASKDILNETERNLQDALHVARNLVLEPRLVPGGGAVEMAVSQLLSRKQVKGPYTAVAHALEIIPRTLAQNCGANTIRALTALRAKHASHTGDGVCAWGIDGESGEIVDMNVKNIWEPLAVKLQTYKTAVETAILLLRIDDIVSGSKKRGGNEPTNPAAMAQGQE, translated from the exons ATGTTCGGTGGACAGCAGCCAATACTCGTGTTGA GCCAAAATACGAAGCGCGAATCGGGCCGCAAAGTGCAGTTGGAGAACATTCAAGCCGGAAag GCCATCGCTGATGTGATCCGCACCTGCTTGGGGCCCCAGGCCATGTTGAAGATGCTGATGGACCCGATGGGCGGCATTGTGATGACCAACGACGGAAATGCAATCCTCCGCGAGATCACCGTGCAGCACCCGGCAGCCAAGAGCATGATCGAGATTGCTCGCACACAGGACGAAGAGGTAGGTGACGGCACCACCTCGGTCATCGTGTTGGCCGGCGAGATGCTCGCCGCTGCTGAGCCCTTCCTCCAGCAGCAGATCCACCCCACTGTGATCATTCGTGCCTACCGCGAGGCTCTCGAGGACATTGTTGGCCATCTGCAGAGCGATCTAAGCGTGCTGCTGGATGTTAAGGACAAGGCCAAAATGGCCGAGGTGGTCAAGGCCTGCGTTGGCACCAAATTCATCGGCaagtggtccgatctggctgTGAAAATCGCCCTCGACGCCGTGGAAACAGTGACGCTGAACGAGAATGGTCGTCTGGAGGTTGACATTAAGCG ctATGCCAAGGTTGAGAAGATTCCCGGCGGCGCTATCGAAGAGTCGACTGTGCTCAAGGGTGTGATGATTAACAAGGATGTGACCCACCCCAAGATGCGGCGCTATATTGAGAACCCGCGCATCGTGCTGCTCGACTGCTCTCTGGAGTACAAGAAGGGCGAGAGTCAGACCAACGTGGAGATCATCGGGGAGCAGGACTTCACCCGCATGCTGCAGATTGAGGAAGAGTTCGTCCAGCGCATCTGCGCGGATATCATTGCCGTTAAGCCTGACTTGGTGTTCACCGAGAAGGGAGTCTCAGATCTGGCCCAGCACTATCTGCTAAAGGCTGGCATCACCGCCATCCGTCGTCTGCGCAAAACGGACAACCTGCGCATCGCCCGCGCCTGTGGAGCTACCATTGTTAACCGCACAGAGGAGTTGACTGAGAAGGACGTCGGCACTGGAGCTGGTCTGTTCGAGATTAAGAAGATTGGTGATGATTATTTCACCTTTGTGACACAGTGCAAGGATCCTAAGGCTTGCACCATTCTGTTGCGCGGCGCCAGCAAGGACATCCTCAATGAGACGGAGCGCAACCTGCAGGACGCCCTGCATGTGGCTCGCAACCTGGTGTTGGAGCCGCGTCTGGTTCCCGGCGGCGGAGCCGTGGAGATGGCTGTCTCTCAGTTGCTGTCCCGTAAACAGGTCAAGGGACCCTACACAGCCGTAGCCCACGCCCTGGAGATTATCCCCCGTACCCTGGCCCAGAACTGCGGTGCCAACACCATTCGAGCCCTGACCGCTTTGCGTGCCAAGCATGCTTCTCATACCGGAGATGGTGTCTGCGCCTGGGGCATCGATGGTGAGTCTGGTGAGATTGTGGACATGAACGTTAAGAACATCTGGGAGCCGCTGGCCGTGAAGCTGCAGACCTACAAGACCGCCGTCGAGACAGCCATCCTGCTGCTGCGTATCGATGACATCGTCTCTGGGTCGAAGAAGCGCGGCGGTAATGAGCCAACTAACCCGGCCGCCATGGCCCAGGGCCAGGAGTAG
- the LOC108130034 gene encoding G-patch domain and KOW motifs-containing protein, translating into MDAKKISFGFSKVAKKPIILPSKQPKEEKTVELIKCLEGKEIKLVTEKAEAAPLVIEMLGSQKTSSALASLMKRRAVLLGEEEPDPEETTPAAQSIAEVTAGAAGENLEQRAARELLAATQNNPGEGLDGQKLVLPALKADELPLDGAKEATLDDYDNVPIQQFGLAMLRGMGWVDPPPKKKGSGPVDDAPFLRPKGMGLGADKALKPKTLLVQPEKNEVLEIKKQAYVRILGGKQKDQYGQIEGFDDHAGRVIVKMAIGGAKEAFNEFLCQPVSRKEYAQYGKCINTAKYEEFKKQENEHGQIIVKHEKPADRKDRDRKEESKSYRDTDRDRKSYKTEEGRSYKEEDRRRHKEEDRKHYKDEDRKSSREEDRKPYRDNDRKSYREEDRKLYKSENRSERQYKDEKKSPKEEPRDSQKYTLARNSSSSTSKREDRRRSPSPRSSRRPKSSSDEAEDTGESTESDSDSAYERQKHKKSSSRKSRKHSKKSKSKSRRADRDSSSDSKDSQDDDHRRRHSSKHKKKTKKSKHARSRSRSRSRGRGR; encoded by the exons ATGGACGCCAAAAAGATATCATTTGGCTTCAGCAAGGTGGCTAAGAAGCCGATCATACTGCCCAGCAAGCAGCCGAAAGAGGAGAAAACAGTGGAACTGATAAAATGTTTGGAGGGCAAGGAAATAAAGCTTGTAAC AGAAAAGGCTGAGGCTGCACCGCTAGTAATCGAAATGCTGGGTAGCCAAAAAACTTCTTCGGCCCTGGCGAGTCTAATGAAGAGACGAGCCGTTCTATTGGGCGAAGAGGAGCCGGATCCAGAGGAGACCACGCCCGCTGCCCAGTCCATAGCTGAGGTAACGGCTGGTGCCGCTGGCGAAAATCTGGAACAACGTGCCGCTAGAGAACTCCTTGCCGCGACTCAAAACAACCCGGGCGAAGGCTTAGATGGCCAGAAGCTTGTACTACCAGCCCTGAAGGCAGATGAACTACCTCTGGATGGCGCTAAAGAGGCCACACTCGATGACTATGATAACGTGCCCATCCAACAATTTGGCTTGGCCATGCTGCGGGGTATGGGCTGGGTGGATCCACCGCCAAAAAAGAAAGGTTCCGGGCCTGTGGACGACGCGCCATTCTTGCGGCCCAAGGGAATGGGACTGGGCGCCGACAAAGCTTTGAAACCGAAAACATTGTTGGTGCAGCCAGAGAAAAATGAGGTTCTAGAAATCAAGAAGCAAGCATATGTTCGAATCCTGGGCGGGAAACAGAAGGACCAGTATGGACAAATCGAAGGCTTTGATGATCATGCTGGGAGAGTAATTGTGAAAATGGCTATAGGTGGAGCCAAGGAAGCGTTCAATGAGTTCCTATGTCAACCCGTTTCGCGCAAGGAATATGCACAGTACGGCAAGTGCATAA ATACGGCAAAGTATGAGGAGTTCAAAAAGCAGGAGAATGAGCATGGACAGATAATAGTTAAGCATGAGAAACCAGCAGATAGAAAGGATAGAGATCGCAAGGAGGAGAGCAAATCCTATAGAGATACCGATCGAGATcgaaaaagttataaaacagAGGAAGGTAGATCCTATAAGGAGGAGGACCGAAGAAGGCACAAGGAGGAAGATCGAAAACATTACAAGGACGAGGATAGAAAGTCTAGCCGCGAAGAAGATCGTAAACCATATAGAGATAACGATAGAAAGTCATACAGAGAAGAGGACCGAAAACTCTATAAATCAGAAAACCGTAGCGAAAGACAATACAAAGATGAGAAAAAATCTCCAAAAGAAGAACCACGAGACAGTCAGAAATATACGCTAGCCCGAAACAGTAGTTCTTCCACATCGAAGCGAGAAGACCGACGACGTTCTCCTAGCCCTAGAAGCAGTAGACGTCCAAAAAGCAGCTCAGACGAAGCCGAGGACACTGGCGAGTCCACCGAAAGCGACTCCGACTCCGCGTATGAACGCCAAAAGCATAAAAAGTCCTCAAGTAGAAAGTCAAGAAAACACTCAAAGAAGTCCAAGAGCAAATCACGCCGGGCAGACAGAGATTCCAGCTCAGATAGCAAGGATAGCCAAGATGACGACCATCGCCGCCGGCACTCCAGCAAgcacaaaaagaaaacaaagaagAGCAAGCACGCCAGGTCTCGATCCCGGTCGCGATCACGCGGCAGGGGTAGATAG
- the Arl6IP1 gene encoding ADP-ribosylation factor-like protein 6-interacting protein 1 produces MTASQVDQKRALNKLKHDLEPFRTAIVGAYGVLTWEKQYYAGVVFGGISVLFLVLWYLDLSLITLLSLLALLRIVLDYVFPTISRLLFGGINWDGDQEAKFEDVCGQVCSLKANLVMWYEYLFKERKSTVFVIIISLGLLALAWVGAIINNLLLMYLATLLIAMWPGLQDKDVFKAITQKVSTIINEKIQCGKRKMQ; encoded by the exons ATGACGGCTTCGCAGGTAGATCAG AAGCGTGCTCTCAACAAGCTAAAGCACGACCTGGAACCTTTTCGGACGGCAATCGTGGGTGCTTACGGTGTGCTTACCTGGGAGAAGCAGTACTACGCCGGGGTAGTGTTTGGAGGAATCAGCGTGTTGTTCCTGGTGCTCTGGTACCTAGACCTCTCCCTGATTACTCTCCTTTCGCTGCTGGCCCTGCTGAGAATCGTGCTAGACTACGTGTTCCCGACAATTTCCCGGCTACTGTTCGGCGGCATCAACTGGGATGGCGACCAGGAGGCAAAGTTCGAGGATGTTTGCGGTCAGGTGTGCAGCCTTAAGGCGAACCTAGTTATGTGGTACGAGTACCTCTTCAAGGAGCGCAAGTCCACAGTG TTTGTGATCATCATTAGCTTGGGACTCTTGGCTCTCGCCTGGGTCGGGGCCATCATCAACAATCTTTTGCTGATGTATCTGGCCACTTTGCTGATCGCCATGTGGCCCGGATTGCAGGACAAGGACGTCTTCAAAGCCATCACCCAAAAAGTCTCAACAATTATCAATGAGAAGATCCAGTGCGGAAAGCGGAAGATGCAGTAA